The Mycolicibacterium brumae DNA window CCCGTCGACCTTGGCGTAGTTCTGCTCCTCGGGAAGTCCTGGCAGCCGTCCCCAGCAGTAGACCATCGCGTAGTACTGCCAGGAGTTCGGCCCGTCGTAGAGCCTGCACCGCACGCCGCCGCAGGTTTCGAACTGCGCGCCGTTCCACCCGTAGTCCTCGTAGGTGTGGAAATCGGCGAGGTTCACCGTTTCGTACTCGGTGAACCCGCTGATCAGCGGGTCGGGGGCGCTCGTCTTCGACACCGGATCCGACGGGCAGGCTCCCGCCGACGAATCACTGGTCGGTGTGGTGCCGGGCGAACTGGGTTCGGGTTCGGCCAGACCGATCCCGCAGGAAGTGACGATCAGGGCGGCAGCCGCCAGCGGCCCGATCCTTGTCCACGCTCTCACAGTGGCCATCTGCCCAGTCTTGCAGAGCGCCGATTGGCAGCGCATCGCAGCAGGTCACGCGACGCTTTGGGTCCTGTTTCGAGGATCTGGGGGAGTGACCATGGCACATAGCGACAAGCGCGCGATACTGCTCAAGGCGTTGGCGCTGGCTGCCGCCGGAGCGGTGATCTGGGCGCCGACGGCCTACGCCGACGATCCGGCCAACCCGGATGAGACGCAGCAGAACGAGGACGAGCAGGACAAGCGGGACGACGCCGCCGATCAGGCGCAGTCCGCGATCGACCAGGCCAAGGACGCCGTCGACCAGGCGAACCAGGCGGCTCAGCAGAATCAGCAGAGCGAGCATGACAAGAAGTTCGGGGCCACCGGCGGATTGATGCATTTGATCAACGGTGTGCCGACCTGCGCGCACGCCGGCGACAGCTACACCAATGTCGAGGTGGTCGTGATGCAGCCGATCACCCCCTGCTGATCGACCGTCACGACCGGGGACCGTGCCGGCCACCCGTCGTACTACACTGCTCGGTGGACCCCGCGCGGCGTCCATCCTGTGAACTCCCCCAGGGCCGGAAGGCAGCAAGGGTCAATGGGCTCTGGCGGGTGCGCGGGGTCCCCTATCACTTCTGACCTGCGCAGTTCCGTCGTGACCGGCGAAAGGCCACCCAAGGTGTCGTTCTATTCCCTCGGCCCCGCCGAGTTGCAGGCCGAAAACGACAAGCAGCGTCAGGCATACGCCGAGCTGCAGTCCAAGAACCTCTCGCTGGACCTCACGCGCGGCAAACCGTCGCCGGAACAACTCGACCTCGCCGACGCCATGCTCGGCCTGCCCGGCCCGGGCGCCTACCGCGACGACGAGGGCACCGACGCCCGCAACTACGGCGGCATCACCGGTCTGCCCGGGATTCGCGCCATCTTCGCCGAACTCCTCGGCATCCCGATGTCGAACCTGATCGCCGGCAACAACGCCAGCCTGGAGTTCATGCACGACACGGTGATGTATTCCATGCTGCACGGCGGTGTGGACTCCCCGCGGCCCTGGATCGACGAACTGCGCGACGGCACCGGGGTGAAGTTCCTGTGCCCGTCGCCCGGCTACGACCGGCACTTCGCGATCACCGAAACCGTCGGCGTCGAGATGATCGCCGTCCCGATGCTCGACGACGGCCCCGACGTCGACCTCATCGAGGAGCTGGTGGCCGAAGACTCGGCGATCCGCGGCATGTGGTGCGTCCCGGTGTACTCCAACCCGACCGGCGCGACCTACTCCGCGGAGAAGGTCCGGCGGCTCGCCCAGATGCAGACCGCGGCGCCGGATTTCCGGCTGTTCTGGGACAACGCGTACCCGGTGCACACCCTGACCGGCGACTTCGTCGAGCAGGTCGACGTGCTCGGCCTGGCCGAGGAGGCCGGCTTCGGCAACCGGCCATATGTGTTCGCCTCCACCTCCAAGATCACCTTCGCCGGCGCCGGTGTCTGCTTCTTCGGCGCCTCGGCGGCCAATATCGCCTGGTACACGAAGTACGCCGGCAAGAAGACCATCGGACCGGACAAGCTCAACCAGCTGCGCCACGAGCGGTTCTTCGGCGACGCCGCCGGGGTGCGCCGGCACATGCTGCGCCACCAGGAGATCCTGGCCCCCAAGTTCGCCACCGTGCTGGAGATCCTGGAGGACCGGCTCGGCGACTCGAAGATCGCTTCCTGGACCGAGCCGAAGGGCGGCTATTTCGTCAGCCTCGACGTGCTGCCCGGCACCGCGAAGCGGACCGTCGCGCTGGCCAAGGACGCCGGCATCGCCGTCACCGCGGCGGGCGCGTCGTTCCCGTACGGCCGCGACCCCGAGGACCGCAATATCCGCATCGCCCCGAGCTTCCCGTCGCCGGCGGACCTGCGCGACGCCATCGACGGACTGGCCAGCTGCGCCCTGCTGGCGGCGACCGAGTCGCTGCTGGCCGAGCAGTAGCCTGTCGGGCTTCCTGG harbors:
- a CDS encoding aminotransferase class I/II-fold pyridoxal phosphate-dependent enzyme, yielding MSFYSLGPAELQAENDKQRQAYAELQSKNLSLDLTRGKPSPEQLDLADAMLGLPGPGAYRDDEGTDARNYGGITGLPGIRAIFAELLGIPMSNLIAGNNASLEFMHDTVMYSMLHGGVDSPRPWIDELRDGTGVKFLCPSPGYDRHFAITETVGVEMIAVPMLDDGPDVDLIEELVAEDSAIRGMWCVPVYSNPTGATYSAEKVRRLAQMQTAAPDFRLFWDNAYPVHTLTGDFVEQVDVLGLAEEAGFGNRPYVFASTSKITFAGAGVCFFGASAANIAWYTKYAGKKTIGPDKLNQLRHERFFGDAAGVRRHMLRHQEILAPKFATVLEILEDRLGDSKIASWTEPKGGYFVSLDVLPGTAKRTVALAKDAGIAVTAAGASFPYGRDPEDRNIRIAPSFPSPADLRDAIDGLASCALLAATESLLAEQ